A section of the Serratia liquefaciens ATCC 27592 genome encodes:
- the cysI gene encoding assimilatory sulfite reductase (NADPH) hemoprotein subunit, whose product MSDKHPGPLVVEGKLADAERLKKESNFLRGTIAEDLKDGLTGGFNGDNFLLIRFHGMYQQDDRDIRAERAEQKLEPRHAMMLRCRLPGGIISPQQWLGIDKFAQESTLYGSIRITNRQTFQFHGIVKGDVKPVHQLLGRLGLDALATANDVNRNVLCTSNPVESELHQEAYEWAKKISEHLLPRTRAYAEVWLDQEKVATTDEEPILGATYLPRKFKTTVVIPPQNDVDLHANDMNFVAIAKNGKLVGFNLLVGGGLSIEHGNKKTYARKASEFGYIPLEHTLAVAEAVVTTQRDWGNRTDRKNAKTKYTLERVGVDTFRAEVEKRAGITFEPIRPYEFTGRGDRIGWVKGIDNQWHLTLFIENGRLLDYPGRPLKTGVAEIARIHKGDFRLTANQNLIVAGVPESEKAKIEAIAREHGLIDDGVSVQRQNSMACVSFPTCPLAMAEAERFLPAFVTKVEGILHSHGVGDEHIVLRITGCPNGCGRALLAEIGLVGKAVGRYNLHLGGNREGTRIPRMYRENINEEEILREIDQLVGRWATERNAGEGFGDFTIRAGVVKPVIDSAQDFWD is encoded by the coding sequence ATGAGTGATAAACACCCGGGGCCTCTGGTGGTCGAAGGCAAATTGGCCGATGCCGAGCGTTTGAAGAAAGAAAGCAACTTCCTGCGCGGCACCATCGCCGAAGACTTGAAGGATGGCCTGACCGGCGGTTTTAACGGTGACAACTTCCTGCTGATCCGCTTCCACGGAATGTACCAGCAGGACGACCGTGATATCCGCGCCGAACGCGCCGAACAGAAGCTGGAACCGCGCCACGCCATGATGCTGCGTTGCCGTCTGCCGGGGGGGATTATCTCCCCACAGCAGTGGCTGGGCATTGATAAGTTCGCGCAGGAAAGCACGCTGTACGGCAGCATCCGCATCACCAACCGTCAGACTTTCCAGTTCCATGGCATTGTGAAGGGCGACGTTAAGCCGGTTCACCAGCTGTTGGGGCGCCTGGGATTGGACGCGCTGGCTACGGCTAACGACGTCAACCGCAACGTGCTTTGCACCTCTAACCCGGTGGAGTCCGAGCTGCACCAGGAAGCCTACGAGTGGGCGAAAAAGATCTCCGAACATCTGCTGCCGCGTACCCGCGCCTATGCTGAAGTGTGGCTGGATCAGGAAAAAGTGGCGACCACCGACGAAGAACCGATCCTCGGGGCGACTTATCTGCCGCGCAAGTTCAAAACCACGGTGGTGATCCCACCGCAAAACGACGTCGATCTGCACGCCAACGACATGAACTTTGTCGCTATTGCCAAAAACGGCAAGCTGGTGGGCTTTAACCTGCTGGTAGGCGGGGGCCTGTCGATTGAACACGGCAACAAGAAAACCTATGCGCGCAAGGCCAGCGAATTTGGCTATATCCCGCTGGAGCATACGCTGGCGGTCGCGGAAGCGGTGGTAACCACCCAGCGCGACTGGGGTAACCGTACCGATCGCAAGAACGCCAAAACCAAATACACGCTGGAACGCGTTGGGGTTGATACCTTCCGTGCCGAAGTGGAAAAACGGGCCGGTATCACCTTTGAACCGATCCGCCCGTACGAATTTACCGGCCGCGGCGATCGCATTGGCTGGGTTAAAGGCATTGATAACCAGTGGCACCTGACGCTGTTTATCGAGAATGGCCGTCTTCTGGACTATCCGGGACGCCCGTTGAAAACCGGCGTTGCCGAGATCGCCAGGATCCATAAAGGGGATTTCCGTCTGACGGCCAACCAGAACCTGATCGTTGCCGGCGTACCGGAAAGCGAGAAGGCGAAGATCGAAGCGATCGCTCGTGAACACGGATTGATCGACGATGGGGTCAGCGTGCAGCGTCAAAACTCGATGGCCTGCGTATCCTTCCCGACCTGCCCATTGGCGATGGCGGAGGCCGAGCGTTTTCTGCCGGCGTTCGTCACTAAAGTGGAAGGGATCCTGCACAGCCACGGTGTGGGTGACGAGCACATCGTATTGCGCATTACTGGTTGTCCGAACGGCTGTGGCCGCGCGCTGTTGGCGGAGATTGGCCTGGTGGGTAAAGCGGTTGGCCGCTATAACCTGCATTTGGGTGGCAATCGTGAAGGTACGCGTATTCCGCGCATGTACCGTGAAAATATCAACGAAGAAGAAATTCTGCGAGAGATTGACCAACTGGTGGGCCGCTGGGCCACAGAGCGTAACGCGGGCGAAGGCTTCGGTGATTTCACTATTCGCGCCGGGGTGGTCAAGCCGGTAATTGATTCGGCGCAGGATTTCTGGGACTGA